One genomic window of Polyangium aurulentum includes the following:
- a CDS encoding FAD-dependent monooxygenase, with amino-acid sequence MSVMIIGGGIGGFALAQLLRETDIESIVIERAPTFRALGHFIALKGAGVRVLDHLGVRESCAARSQPEQAMNFYTRSGRLLRRQESRVVDAALGGFMMMRRADLIAALYERIQGAVDVRFGLEAATLQETDAGVEVTLSNGAIERVDAVIGADGIHSRTRRQVFGESGVTPLGGCYIALEVDCDHDFRDTACFLARGRTVAAIPSAPGRLAVVVYHCTTDDLRARLSTPRAAREFFAREYADFAPTVRAVFAAIDADSFIYVDNISMVRLPAIARGRIALLGDAAACPTFLSGMGSAYAMVSAEVLAQELARTSDVTAALGAYSAKASSLASNMQRSALQARGLVLQPTRWKAALRDGALALAPGPWFMDLIRRFYGEQLTTA; translated from the coding sequence ATGAGCGTCATGATCATCGGTGGCGGAATCGGCGGCTTTGCTCTCGCCCAGCTACTTCGCGAAACCGACATCGAGAGTATCGTCATCGAGCGCGCGCCGACGTTTCGCGCCCTCGGCCATTTCATCGCGCTCAAGGGCGCTGGCGTGCGGGTGCTCGATCACCTCGGCGTACGCGAATCGTGCGCCGCGCGCTCGCAACCCGAGCAGGCGATGAACTTCTACACGCGCTCCGGCCGCCTGCTGCGACGTCAAGAATCACGCGTGGTCGATGCAGCTTTGGGCGGCTTCATGATGATGCGCCGCGCCGACCTGATCGCGGCGCTCTACGAGCGCATTCAAGGCGCAGTCGACGTTCGCTTCGGTCTCGAGGCAGCGACATTGCAAGAAACAGATGCTGGTGTGGAAGTTACACTCTCGAACGGAGCAATCGAGCGAGTCGACGCCGTCATCGGCGCCGATGGCATTCACTCCCGTACGCGTCGCCAAGTATTTGGTGAGTCGGGCGTGACACCGCTCGGAGGCTGCTATATCGCGCTCGAGGTCGACTGTGACCACGACTTTCGCGACACGGCCTGTTTCCTGGCTCGAGGTCGCACCGTCGCAGCGATCCCAAGCGCACCCGGCCGGCTTGCGGTCGTCGTCTACCACTGCACCACCGACGACCTACGCGCACGCTTGTCCACGCCGCGCGCAGCCCGTGAATTCTTCGCACGCGAATACGCCGACTTCGCCCCTACCGTACGCGCGGTGTTCGCAGCGATCGACGCTGACAGCTTCATCTACGTCGACAACATCTCGATGGTCCGCTTGCCCGCGATCGCCCGCGGCCGCATCGCGCTGCTCGGCGACGCGGCTGCATGTCCGACGTTCTTGTCCGGGATGGGTAGCGCTTACGCCATGGTCAGCGCCGAAGTGCTCGCGCAAGAACTAGCGAGAACCAGCGACGTCACGGCGGCGCTCGGTGCCTACAGCGCCAAGGCCTCGTCGCTCGCCAGCAACATGCAACGTAGTGCGCTGCAAGCGCGCGGGCTGGTCCTGCAGCCCACGCGCTGGAAGGCCGCGCTGCGCGACGGCGCGCTGGCTCTCGCGCCGGGACCATGGTTCATGGATCTGATCCGCCGCTTCTACGGCGAACAACTGACGACTGCTTGA
- a CDS encoding TetR/AcrR family transcriptional regulator: MPHETYARIDPSVRKRLSAAAIREFAAHGLADASLNEILIRARVGKSSFYYYFADKEDLFASMIESVYDSVEAQLPPFAFEGNTREGFWDAVEAHQLSVAAALGGERHGMDLFRALQPLRHSPSPRLAATFARIGTNLLAVIRVGRARGFVRDDVGEEILMRLVEGADAALDARVLPATENQLKAHLRLAHDTMRRLLEAKGDAA, encoded by the coding sequence ATGCCGCACGAGACCTACGCCCGTATCGACCCTTCCGTGCGCAAGCGGCTGAGTGCTGCCGCGATCCGCGAGTTCGCGGCCCACGGCCTCGCCGACGCTTCGCTGAATGAGATCCTCATCCGTGCCAGAGTCGGTAAGAGCTCCTTCTATTACTACTTCGCGGACAAGGAGGACTTGTTCGCGAGCATGATCGAGTCGGTGTACGACAGCGTGGAAGCGCAGCTCCCGCCGTTCGCGTTCGAAGGAAACACGCGCGAGGGCTTTTGGGATGCGGTCGAGGCTCATCAACTCTCGGTCGCTGCAGCCCTCGGCGGCGAGAGGCACGGGATGGACCTGTTTCGCGCCCTTCAGCCGCTGCGGCACAGCCCTTCGCCTCGCTTGGCCGCGACCTTCGCACGCATCGGCACGAACTTGCTGGCGGTCATTCGTGTCGGACGCGCACGCGGTTTCGTGCGCGATGACGTCGGCGAGGAAATTCTGATGAGGTTGGTCGAGGGGGCTGACGCCGCTCTGGACGCGCGCGTCTTACCCGCGACGGAGAACCAATTGAAGGCGCACCTGCGGCTGGCGCACGACACCATGCGCCGCCTACTCGAAGCGAAAGGAGATGCAGCATGA
- a CDS encoding type VI secretion system Vgr family protein, giving the protein MLHLSFESGEDSLAVHRFSVREALSSLFEVSIEARSPSEDIDLGAIIGRAASFRLVAGAKPAQRNERLWTGVCSHIEQTHVEPTGLSTYHMRIVPRLWLLTQRRNHRAFQHLSIPEIAERLLAEWRIEPRWRIDRAAHPKLELRTQYGESDYAFLCRLLEEAGMSFYFEEEGGEATRLVLHDHPHGAEPHLGGPVPYTDKPEQAAGHAYVTRLRLAHDVQPGRVAIRDVDFRRNTEFQLIAQASSGDPVNDPLEQFHYAPGAFLVEGVNHGGAGTPVADDKGVARHDERAGKLLAERTLEAARAATRVISFETNLVELAPGVVFTVGQHPRADLGPEKKLLMAELSIEGAPSTEWKLKGRALFADVPYRPARRTPKPQIHSVESAIVVGPKGEEIHTDEFGRVRVQFHWDREGQFDDGSSCWIRVSQGWAGSGYGMLALPRIGQEVLVGFFGGDPDQPVIVGRLFNQTAPVPQRLPERSTASTWRSMSTPGGQGWNEITFEDQAGSEQLYVQAQRDYEKLVKANENVVVGGERSRKVGGSENIVVGGERSRKVGGSERVTIGDDQHIHVASHRNVVVGGDEQVRVTGTYAVNAGPPEAATPAGLEIADRKITLTTGEATITLEGPNITLEAAASILLGAAADITIRGKANIYVVGGANVTVKSRAGDLVLDGGPHMFLNPTANADIDPSIMPVEAPLDLDMRQELVEAEDLCMFDPSEPEWVSQNLAEGGAWDPNRWGPDHEEFGFFHLGVTAAAAGIPLGVVLRQMGKKNLTQKGPSAERGDPGNGLFGGVPPYGNEPEQYDLIVRGARYHRANAGAK; this is encoded by the coding sequence ATGCTCCATCTCTCATTCGAATCCGGCGAGGATTCGCTCGCGGTCCATCGCTTTTCCGTGCGCGAGGCGCTTTCATCGCTCTTCGAGGTCTCCATCGAGGCCCGGTCCCCGAGCGAGGATATCGATCTCGGGGCGATCATCGGGCGCGCCGCGTCATTTCGACTCGTGGCCGGGGCAAAGCCTGCCCAGCGGAACGAGCGCCTCTGGACCGGCGTGTGCAGCCATATCGAGCAGACCCATGTCGAACCGACGGGGCTCTCGACCTACCACATGCGCATCGTCCCGCGGCTCTGGCTGCTGACCCAGCGGCGCAATCACCGGGCCTTCCAGCACCTCTCCATCCCGGAGATCGCCGAGCGACTCCTCGCCGAGTGGCGCATCGAGCCACGCTGGCGCATCGACCGTGCAGCGCACCCCAAGCTCGAGCTGCGCACCCAGTACGGCGAGAGCGATTACGCGTTCCTGTGCCGGCTCCTGGAGGAGGCCGGGATGAGCTTCTACTTCGAGGAGGAGGGAGGTGAAGCCACGCGCCTGGTGCTCCACGACCACCCTCATGGAGCCGAGCCGCACCTCGGCGGCCCCGTCCCTTATACGGACAAGCCGGAGCAGGCCGCGGGACACGCATACGTCACCCGCCTGCGGCTCGCGCACGACGTGCAGCCTGGGCGCGTCGCGATCCGTGACGTCGATTTTCGTCGCAATACCGAATTCCAGCTCATCGCCCAGGCCTCGTCCGGCGATCCGGTGAACGACCCGCTCGAGCAATTTCACTATGCTCCCGGCGCCTTCCTGGTCGAAGGCGTGAACCACGGCGGCGCCGGTACCCCCGTCGCGGATGACAAGGGGGTGGCGCGGCACGACGAGCGGGCCGGCAAGCTGCTCGCCGAGCGGACGCTGGAGGCCGCGCGGGCCGCCACGCGCGTGATCTCGTTCGAAACCAACCTGGTCGAGCTTGCGCCGGGCGTCGTCTTCACGGTGGGCCAGCACCCCCGCGCGGACCTCGGCCCGGAGAAGAAGCTCCTCATGGCGGAGCTATCGATCGAAGGAGCCCCTTCCACGGAGTGGAAACTGAAAGGGCGCGCCTTGTTCGCGGATGTGCCGTACCGTCCGGCGCGGCGGACGCCGAAGCCGCAGATCCACAGCGTCGAGAGCGCGATCGTGGTGGGGCCGAAGGGGGAGGAGATCCACACGGACGAGTTTGGCCGGGTGCGCGTCCAGTTCCATTGGGATCGCGAAGGCCAGTTCGACGATGGTAGCTCCTGCTGGATTCGCGTGAGCCAGGGGTGGGCCGGCAGCGGCTATGGAATGCTGGCGCTGCCACGGATAGGTCAAGAGGTCCTGGTCGGTTTCTTCGGCGGGGATCCCGACCAACCCGTCATCGTCGGCCGACTCTTCAATCAAACTGCGCCGGTCCCTCAGCGGCTGCCGGAGCGGAGCACGGCGTCCACGTGGCGAAGCATGAGCACGCCTGGAGGGCAGGGGTGGAACGAGATCACGTTCGAAGATCAGGCCGGCAGCGAGCAACTCTACGTCCAGGCGCAGCGTGACTATGAGAAGCTCGTGAAGGCGAACGAGAATGTCGTCGTCGGAGGCGAGCGCTCTCGGAAGGTCGGCGGAAGCGAGAACATCGTCGTCGGAGGCGAGCGCTCTCGGAAGGTTGGCGGAAGCGAGAGGGTCACCATCGGGGACGACCAGCACATCCATGTGGCGAGCCATCGCAACGTCGTCGTGGGCGGCGACGAGCAGGTCCGAGTCACCGGCACCTACGCCGTCAATGCCGGCCCGCCCGAGGCGGCGACGCCGGCGGGGCTCGAGATCGCAGATCGCAAGATCACCCTCACGACAGGCGAGGCCACGATCACCCTCGAAGGGCCGAACATCACGCTCGAGGCCGCAGCGAGCATCCTGCTGGGCGCCGCAGCCGACATCACCATTCGAGGCAAAGCCAACATTTACGTCGTCGGGGGGGCGAACGTCACGGTCAAGTCACGCGCTGGCGACCTCGTGCTCGACGGCGGCCCGCACATGTTCCTGAACCCCACCGCGAACGCGGACATCGATCCGAGCATCATGCCCGTCGAGGCTCCGCTCGACCTCGATATGCGCCAGGAGCTCGTCGAGGCGGAGGACCTCTGCATGTTCGATCCGAGCGAACCCGAATGGGTGAGCCAGAATCTCGCCGAAGGCGGCGCCTGGGATCCGAACCGCTGGGGCCCCGACCACGAGGAGTTTGGGTTCTTTCATCTGGGGGTCACCGCGGCCGCCGCCGGCATTCCGCTGGGCGTGGTGCTGCGGCAGATGGGCAAGAAGAATCTCACCCAGAAGGGACCGAGCGCAGAGCGAGGCGATCCCGGCAATGGGCTTTTCGGTGGTGTACCTCCCTACGGCAACGAACCAGAGCAGTATGACTTGATCGTGCGAGGCGCGCGCTATCACCGCGCCAACGCGGGGGCGAAATGA
- a CDS encoding phytanoyl-CoA dioxygenase family protein — MTRVALDAKKFSDDGVLPLRGFLPRKLVAAAQSAISSELTRLKIKANGKLTASKIQALPVFQQTIRLGQMIKVGDEIDRLFPEELLVAMNSLAGAPLERSPHPQILLSLPHKEAWSLDHLNWHLDLTPPKADQIPGVQAFVLIDDVQPRGGATLALAGSHKLHYVDREHNAHGILRQNSDFVSAPEKFLEPRTVHGARVQIVEMSGRAGDVYLMDLRVLHSPSINTRKDIRMMATNRFLLG, encoded by the coding sequence ATGACACGTGTCGCGTTGGATGCAAAGAAATTTTCCGATGACGGCGTTCTACCCTTGCGTGGGTTTCTGCCCCGAAAGCTCGTGGCGGCCGCGCAGAGCGCGATCTCGTCGGAGCTGACGAGGCTGAAAATCAAAGCAAACGGAAAGCTCACCGCCTCCAAGATCCAAGCCCTCCCCGTTTTTCAGCAGACAATCCGCCTGGGCCAGATGATCAAAGTGGGCGATGAAATCGACCGGCTGTTCCCCGAGGAGCTTCTCGTCGCCATGAATTCGCTGGCGGGAGCGCCCCTGGAAAGGAGTCCTCATCCGCAGATCCTGCTCTCGTTGCCTCACAAAGAAGCCTGGTCGCTGGATCACTTGAACTGGCATCTGGATTTGACCCCGCCGAAAGCCGATCAGATTCCCGGGGTGCAGGCGTTCGTCTTGATCGATGACGTTCAGCCTCGAGGCGGAGCGACCCTGGCTCTGGCGGGATCTCACAAACTTCATTACGTGGATCGTGAGCACAACGCCCACGGGATCCTTCGTCAGAATTCCGACTTCGTTTCGGCGCCGGAGAAATTCCTGGAGCCTCGGACCGTTCACGGAGCACGGGTCCAGATCGTCGAGATGTCGGGACGGGCTGGGGACGTTTATTTGATGGATTTGCGTGTTCTGCATTCGCCTTCGATCAACACGCGGAAGGACATCCGCATGATGGCGACGAACCGGTTCCTGCTTGGATGA